A genomic segment from Archangium lipolyticum encodes:
- a CDS encoding DUF1585 domain-containing protein, translated as MRFARCFLAPLVTTALMGATAALADGPVCAPVSKVPLERHLRQLSLDLLGRPPTYEEYKAAQAKGEVTVEDVRALMQKEEFYSRIRAYHRALLWSNVSSSVNNNGNSRLSGAGSATDAYSLRGNSSRQLRGANGQGCDSFIPQDSCNSPRQDPHAEPTAAKTCYDTRGVPLPVSWDYDTTYYRCDRLDQNPTDATITSCELAVSKGRIPAKYLYFCDMRRQSNGTLLPHLCLPDPTKTNAAALSEEVLATDGSGRVVGFKHPNPTSSTPLTRLDRCSLELGERKDNRGFPINGAYQPQNGCIQREGYVTRPAPFWSTTGAEVRVCAIEAQTRVSNPWTMESCTTTRFNNDRSCGCGDRMERCEVADNTVNVHRLRVDAINAEPELIADSVVRRDEPYFNILTTPRSFLNGPLSELYRSPQQGLGVLSISPPADATALPVVPFAETATWKEYVRESEHSGVLTTPSFLYRFPTQRARVNQFYAAFLCKSFAPPDNARQPAAEDACNRENNLAKRCGCNYCHATIEPTGAHWGRYAERGALFLDPSHFPRFDPKCRDCALSGNTTCNNECGQYVMQAYDGDGASSLGMLKTYLYRTADEEQNIEGGPQLLVQRMMQTGELERCTVRRVWQEFLGRPMSAEEKRLYLEPLAEDFARDGHRFKALIERLVMTDAYRRID; from the coding sequence GTGCGATTCGCACGCTGCTTCCTCGCTCCCCTGGTAACCACCGCCCTGATGGGCGCCACCGCCGCCCTGGCGGATGGTCCGGTGTGTGCCCCGGTGTCGAAGGTTCCCCTCGAGCGCCACCTGCGCCAACTCTCCCTGGATCTGCTCGGCCGTCCACCCACCTATGAGGAGTACAAGGCCGCCCAGGCCAAGGGTGAGGTGACGGTCGAGGATGTCCGTGCCCTCATGCAGAAGGAGGAGTTCTACTCCCGCATCCGCGCCTACCACCGCGCGCTGCTGTGGAGCAACGTGAGCTCCAGCGTCAACAACAACGGCAACTCGCGCCTGTCCGGCGCGGGCTCCGCCACGGACGCGTACTCCCTGCGCGGCAACAGCAGCCGCCAGTTGCGCGGCGCCAACGGCCAGGGCTGTGACAGCTTCATCCCCCAGGACTCGTGCAACAGCCCGCGGCAGGATCCGCATGCCGAGCCCACCGCCGCCAAGACGTGCTACGACACGCGCGGCGTCCCGCTGCCGGTGAGCTGGGACTACGACACCACCTACTACCGCTGCGACCGGTTGGATCAGAACCCCACCGACGCCACCATCACCTCGTGTGAGCTGGCGGTGTCCAAGGGGCGCATCCCCGCCAAGTACCTCTACTTCTGCGACATGCGGCGCCAGTCCAACGGCACGCTGCTGCCGCACCTGTGCCTGCCGGATCCGACGAAGACCAACGCGGCCGCGCTCTCGGAAGAGGTGCTGGCCACGGACGGCTCGGGCCGGGTGGTCGGCTTCAAGCACCCCAATCCCACGTCCTCCACGCCGCTGACGCGGCTCGACCGGTGCTCGCTGGAGCTCGGCGAGAGGAAGGACAACCGGGGCTTCCCCATCAACGGTGCCTACCAGCCGCAGAATGGCTGCATCCAGCGCGAGGGCTACGTGACCCGGCCCGCGCCCTTCTGGAGCACCACGGGGGCCGAGGTGCGGGTGTGCGCCATCGAGGCGCAGACGCGTGTGTCCAACCCGTGGACGATGGAGTCCTGCACCACCACGCGCTTCAACAACGATCGCAGCTGCGGCTGTGGTGATCGAATGGAGCGCTGCGAGGTGGCCGACAACACCGTCAACGTCCACAGGCTGCGCGTGGATGCCATCAACGCCGAGCCCGAGCTCATCGCCGACTCGGTGGTGCGCCGCGACGAGCCCTACTTCAACATCCTCACCACGCCGCGCTCGTTCCTCAACGGCCCGCTCTCCGAGCTCTACCGCAGCCCGCAGCAGGGCCTGGGCGTGTTGAGCATCAGCCCGCCGGCGGACGCCACGGCGCTGCCCGTGGTGCCCTTCGCGGAGACGGCCACCTGGAAGGAGTACGTGCGCGAGTCCGAGCACTCGGGAGTGCTCACCACGCCTTCCTTCCTCTACCGCTTCCCCACCCAGCGCGCCCGCGTCAACCAGTTCTACGCGGCCTTCCTGTGCAAGTCGTTCGCCCCGCCGGACAACGCGCGCCAGCCGGCCGCCGAGGACGCGTGCAACCGGGAGAACAACCTGGCCAAGCGCTGCGGCTGCAACTACTGCCACGCCACCATCGAGCCCACCGGCGCCCACTGGGGCCGCTACGCCGAGCGCGGCGCCCTCTTCCTGGATCCCTCCCACTTCCCCCGGTTCGATCCCAAGTGCCGCGACTGCGCGCTCTCGGGCAACACCACCTGCAACAACGAGTGCGGCCAGTACGTGATGCAGGCCTACGACGGCGACGGCGCCAGCTCGCTGGGCATGCTCAAGACGTACCTCTACCGCACCGCGGACGAGGAGCAGAACATCGAAGGCGGCCCGCAGCTGCTGGTGCAGCGCATGATGCAGACGGGCGAGCTGGAGCGCTGCACGGTGCGGCGCGTCTGGCAGGAGTTCCTCGGCCGGCCCATGTCCGCCGAGGAGAAGCGCCTCTACCTGGAGCCGCTCGCCGAGGATTTCGCGCGAGACGGCCACCGCTTCAAGGCGCTCATCGAGCGTCTGGTGATGACCGACGCCTACCGGAGGATCGACTGA